One segment of Podarcis muralis chromosome 17, rPodMur119.hap1.1, whole genome shotgun sequence DNA contains the following:
- the APOBEC1 gene encoding C->U-editing enzyme APOBEC-1, with protein sequence MNQQLPTRRGPLVRGNNHRWQLEPAVFWRNYTPIGRPERTHLLYEIRWGRSRRYWRNWCTSNRTHHAEINFLENACEEIDRRTTTPCTVTWFLTWSPCGKCSGRIKQFLQEHPHVTLEIRAAKLFNHNYRFNQKGLRDLANFGVRIYIMQLADYLYCWITFVAHQRNEDYIPSLWDFLPSIEFYSQELDSILR encoded by the exons ATGAATCAACAGCTGCCGACAAGAAGAG GTCCATTAGTCAGAGGCAACAACCATAG GTGGCAACTCGAACCAGCTGTGTTTTGGCGGAATTACACCCCTATAGGACGACCGGAGCGTACTCATCTCCTGTATGAAATCCGGTGGGGACGAAGTCGCAGGTACTGGAGAAACTGGTGTACAAGCAACCGCACCCACCATGCTGAAATCAACTTTTTGGAAAATGCCTGCGAGGAGATAGACCGTCGGACAACCACCCCATGCACTGTCACTTGGTTTCTAACATGGAGTCCTTGTGGTAAATGTAGTGGCCGTATAAAGCAGTTCTTGCAGGAACACCCACATGTGACCCTGGAGATACGTGCTGCAAAATTATTCAATCATAATTACAGATTCAATCAGAAAGGCCTCAGGGACTTGGCTAATTTTGGAGTCCGGATATACATCATGCAGCTGGCTG ATTATTTATATTGTTGGATAACATTTGTGGCTCACCAAAGGAATGAAGACTACATTCCGTCACTGTGGGATTTCTTGCCTTCAATAGAGTTTTATTCCCAAGAACTGGACTCCATCCTCAGGTAA